From the genome of Schaalia odontolytica:
CGCGGGCGATGTCCGCGAAGGTCGCGTACTTGTGGTCGGAGAGCAGCAGCTCGCCGAGGGTGCGCATGAACAGAAAGAGGACCGCGCCGATGATCATGTAGACCAGCAGGATCGAGGGGCCGGCGACGGAGATCGTTTTACCCGATCCCATAAACAGGCCCGTACCGATCGCACCACCGATGGCGATCAGCTGGATGTGGCGGTTTTTCAGCGTGCGCTGGAGCTTTTCGCCACCCTGATGGGGCTCACCGTGTTCGACGTTCTCGACTGTCATCGTTGTTCCTTCCGCCTGCTCCCGCCCCACCTGGGACGTTTTGCGCGGTCTTTGCGCGCTCGCGTGACGCGCTTGACTATCCAACGCTACCGCACAGGTACGCTCATGACCGAATCCAGAGCCACGCATGGCAGAACGAGCACATTCAAGTTAGGTTTGCCTTATGACGCAGAATTCGACGCCTTCGACGGGCGAGACCGCCACCCCCTCAACGGCCGAGGCCTCGTACCCCCTGATCTCCGTGGCCACCGTTCCCACCGAGCGGGCCGCACGCTACGGCAAGCAGCTGGTGAGCCACATGGCACACAAGATCACGGGTTCCTGGGACGAGGAGGCAGGCAGCGGATACTTGCTTTTCGACCGCGAGGGCCCGGTTCTGGGGCGTTTCGACGTGATCGCATCGGCATCTGATCTGAGGCTTGAGCTGCGCACGGAGCCCGAGCGCGCCGATCGCCTCGAATTCATCGTCGGCATTCACCTGGCACGCTTCGGCGCGCGCGACAGCCTCGCTATTTCATGGGAGCGCAGCGAAGGTTCGACGCAGGGCCCCCTCACCCCCGAAGAGGTCGAGGCTCGCGCCCGCGCCAAGAAGGCCGCCCGCGAGGCGGCGGCACGCGAGGCGGCGGCACGCGAGGCCGGGCACGCGGAGTAGGCCTGGCACGGCGGACTAGGCCCAGCGCACACGGCGGACTAGGCGCGGCGAGCCCCATCAATTCCGCACGTAATTCCCCGACGGCCGGACGCGTTAACGTCTCGAAAACCGCAGAATTCCAACGTTCTGACTTAAAACATTGAAACAGTCGCAGGGGAATTACGTGCGAAATTTCGGGCACGCACCCAGCCCCCCACGCGTATCAATACGAGTCACGTGGAGATCCGCATCGAAAACGGTTCACCGCTGCAGGGCATTGCACTAGTTAGGGAGCGTTACACTAGTTAGGGAGCATTACACCACCTGGGAACTGGTGTAATACCCAGCAAAAAGGTGTAACACCACTTAGCAACAAGCCCCACCGCGGCAAACGTCCGGCGACCCACCGCCAACAGACAACCCCCGCAGCCGTGAGGCTGCGGGGGTGCACAGTTTGGCAACACGCTAACTACGCGTCATTCGCCGGCGAATACCGCGACAGCGGAACCTTACCGACATCAACGGATGCTGGCGCGGAAACTCAGACGCTCAGCGGCCCTCGAGGTAGTTCTTGGCCGCGATCAGGACCTGTTCCCACATGCCGACCTCATCGTCGTACGCCTGGCGGGCCTCGGCCTCGTCGTCGGAGACCGACGCCAGACCCGACTCCTCCACGTGGATGGCAACGCCGCCGCGCTCCTCGGACAGGGAGACCTCGATGCGGGTCGCGTACTCGTCCGGCAGCTCGTCGTCGGCCAGCGGGTACCAGCGGAAGGCGACGACGTCCATCGGATCCTCGTCGGCCTTCTCGATCAGCCAGTCGCCGGCGTCCGGGTCGCTCACGCGATAGATGCCGTCGTCCCCGAGCGTCACCTCGTGGTCACCCAGCGGGCCGTCGTTGACCCACCAGCCCGGCTCCGACACGAGCGCCCACGCGGCCTCAATGTCGCAGTCCACGACCACGTCGGTCTCGACGCGATCCAGGTCGTCCTCAACGTCGGCGTCAGAAGTCATGTCAAAGAAGCTCATACACCAACGGTACCGGGTCGGACGCTCCCAGGCACGCGAATGGACACCCCAACGCGCGCCCATCTACGCACGTCGGCGGGCACGGGAACAGACGAGGGATCAGACCCCGCGCGAGCACGTCGGCGCACAGATGCGCGAGGCATTGGAAGGCCACGTCTTCGTGCGCATACGACGAGGCCGTGGCCAGCCCCGCGGAGAAGCGAGAGTCGGCCACGGCCTCGGCGTGTCAAAGAGCCTCAGGCGAGACGCGTGATGCGGTAGCGCCAATCCACGGGGCCAACCTCGAGGGTCTCCACGCGGTAGTGCTGCTCGGAGTCCTGCAGGTGCGCGAACAGCGGCTCGGGCTGGTGGGGCGCGCAGATCTGGATGTTCTCGCCGACGGGCAGGTTGTCTACCGCCGCGAAGAGGACCGCGTGGCGCACGACTCGGGGGATCGAGTGGATGACCAGCTCGTCCGCACCCGGGCGGTGAATGACGCCGGCGCCGCCAGCGTGGACGTTGCCCGCCGAGGGGGCACCGTCGCCGCAGCCGCAGCCACCGGCCGTGGAGGCGATGGGCTCGGCGGCCATCTCGTGGGGGCGCTCGGCGGGGGCGTCGTGGCCGCCGCAGCCGCAACCGGCGTGCTCGGCGGGGGCCTCGACAGCCTCGGCGCCGTGGCCGTGTCCGCCGCAGCCGCAGCCACCCTGCTCGGGGGCCTGCGCAGCGGGAGCCTGCTCGGCGCGCGCCTTCTTACCTTCGCCACCACAGCCGCACCCGCAGCCGCCGTCCGTGGACGGGACGGTGTTGGCGTCGACCAGCTTGAACATCTGACGGTCAGTCATGTCTTTTCCTTATCCTTCGGCCCGACGGGCCATTTCAGCGAACCTTACCCAGTGTAGGCATGCCTCAGCCGCGCACGCGCGTTCACTTAATGAGGAACTCGGCCTCGACCTCGACGCTCACGTTGAGGGGCAGCGCGGCGACGCCCACGGCGCTGCGCGCGTGCTGGCTGCCGAAGATCTCGCCGAACAACTCGGATGCGCCGTTGATGACGCCGGCCTGCCCGTAGAAGTCGGGGCGCGAGGACACGAAGCCCACGACCTTCACGACTCCCGCGAGGTTGTCGATGCCGCCCGCGACGGAGGCCGCCGCGGCCAGGGCGTTGAGGGCGCACACGCGCGCCGCGTCCTTGGCGTCCTCGGGGTCCGCGCCGTCCTCGCCGACCGCGCCGATGCACACGGGCTCGCCGTTCACGACGGGGATCTGGCCGGAGGTGCGCACGACGCCGCGGTCGATGACGGCGGGCACGTAGGCGGCGACGGGGGTGGCGACGGCGGGCAGTTCGAGGCCGAGCTCGGCGAGCTTCTCGGAGGGGAGCATGAGGGGTCCTTTCGTTGTGATCGACGAGGCCGGGGCCTCGTCCTCCGGTTCCAGTTTAGTTGCGCTGATCCCGGGGGTGGCGAGTGACGGCGTGACCGTGAGATTCCGGCCGAGGCCTCGTCGATGAAGAGGCAGCGCAGGTATAAGCGTGCGCCCCGCATGTCGACAATCACGCGGGGCGCACTATTCAGGAAGCCTCAGCCCTGGGGAGCGGCCGGGGGCTGACCGCCCTGACCCGGACCGCCCGCCGGGGGCTGACCGCCCTGACCCGGACCGCCCGCCGGGGGCTGACCGCCAGCCGGCGGCTGGCCACCCTGTTCCGGACCGCCGGCCGGGGGCTGACCGCCCATCCCCATGCCGCCCTGGCCTGCGGTCGCCTCTGTGGCAGTGCCG
Proteins encoded in this window:
- a CDS encoding DUF2249 domain-containing protein, which encodes MTDRQMFKLVDANTVPSTDGGCGCGCGGEGKKARAEQAPAAQAPEQGGCGCGGHGHGAEAVEAPAEHAGCGCGGHDAPAERPHEMAAEPIASTAGGCGCGDGAPSAGNVHAGGAGVIHRPGADELVIHSIPRVVRHAVLFAAVDNLPVGENIQICAPHQPEPLFAHLQDSEQHYRVETLEVGPVDWRYRITRLA
- a CDS encoding DUF2218 domain-containing protein, with amino-acid sequence MTQNSTPSTGETATPSTAEASYPLISVATVPTERAARYGKQLVSHMAHKITGSWDEEAGSGYLLFDREGPVLGRFDVIASASDLRLELRTEPERADRLEFIVGIHLARFGARDSLAISWERSEGSTQGPLTPEEVEARARAKKAAREAAAREAAAREAGHAE
- a CDS encoding RidA family protein; its protein translation is MLPSEKLAELGLELPAVATPVAAYVPAVIDRGVVRTSGQIPVVNGEPVCIGAVGEDGADPEDAKDAARVCALNALAAAASVAGGIDNLAGVVKVVGFVSSRPDFYGQAGVINGASELFGEIFGSQHARSAVGVAALPLNVSVEVEAEFLIK